GGTCGACCACGTCGTTGAGCAGGTAGATGGCGCCGGACAACGCGCAGAAGACGGCGAACGTGGCCACGGCCAGCGCCCCGGCCGCCGGATCGAGCAGCTTCTCGCCGAAGACGAGTCCGGCGAAAACGAAGAGGTTCTTGACCCACTGGCGCGGTCGCAGCGAGACGACGAGCGCGCCGACCACAGCTCACCTACAGGCGCAGGACGTGGGCGATGGGCCCCAGCGCGCCGGTGGCATTTCGGGTGTCGACGACGAGCCGCGCTTCTCGGGCGATCGCCGCCCAGTCGTAGCCTGCGTGCGCGGTGAGGATGAGCACGACGTCGTAGGCCGCCAGCTCGGGATCCGGCCAGGGCCCGGCCACCAGCATGGCGCCGTCCACGGCCAGCTCGGGAACCAGGGGGTCGTGATAGGCGACGCGGGCCCCCTTGCGCCGGAGGGCGGCGATGATCTCCAGGGCCGGCGAGTCGCGCGTGTCGGCGATGTCGGCCTTGTACGCCACCCCCAGGACCAGGATCCGGGCCC
This region of Candidatus Methylomirabilota bacterium genomic DNA includes:
- a CDS encoding UDP binding domain-containing protein, yielding ARILVLGVAYKADIADTRDSPALEIIAALRRKGARVAYHDPLVPELAVDGAMLVAGPWPDPELAAYDVVLILTAHAGYDWAAIAREARLVVDTRNATGALGPIAHVLRL